The following proteins are co-located in the Dyadobacter chenwenxiniae genome:
- a CDS encoding epoxide hydrolase family protein, translating into MKKTNVFFASTLLTAAFITMSFTGFSQIFPTTGSQVATQAVRPYKVAVPQATLTDLHKRVLATRWPDKETVADQSQGVKLEQVQKLIKYWGAGYDWRKAEAKLNALPQFVTMIDGLDIHFLHVRSKHPNALPLIITHGWPGSVFELTKIIGPLTDPTAFGGKPEDAFDVIIPSMPGYGFSQKPTGTGWGPDRIASAWDVLMKRLGYKKYVSQGGDWGSVVANAMGRQAPEGLLGIHVNMPATVPADVAKALKNGDPAPQGLSDKELAAFKSLNHLYTKGGGYAGMMVTRPQTLGYGLTDSPVGLASFFLDKFNEWTYSSGQAEKSLTQNEMLDDITLYWVTNTAASSAQLYWENNTNNFNALEQKTAQISVQVAITVFPGEIYQAPKTWAERAYPKLIYFNEVSKGGHFAQWEEPQLFAEELRAAFKTLR; encoded by the coding sequence ATGAAAAAGACCAACGTTTTCTTCGCAAGCACGCTACTCACAGCAGCATTCATTACAATGTCCTTTACCGGCTTTTCCCAGATATTCCCCACTACCGGTTCACAGGTTGCTACTCAGGCAGTGCGCCCCTACAAAGTCGCTGTTCCCCAAGCAACACTTACAGACCTACACAAGCGGGTCTTGGCAACCCGCTGGCCAGATAAGGAAACAGTGGCTGACCAATCACAGGGCGTCAAATTAGAACAGGTACAAAAACTCATAAAATATTGGGGTGCTGGTTACGATTGGCGTAAAGCGGAAGCGAAACTCAATGCGCTGCCGCAGTTCGTGACCATGATCGATGGATTGGATATCCACTTTTTACATGTCCGCTCCAAACATCCAAATGCACTGCCACTGATCATTACCCACGGCTGGCCTGGTTCGGTGTTCGAACTGACCAAGATCATTGGGCCACTTACAGACCCGACTGCATTCGGTGGAAAGCCGGAAGACGCATTTGATGTAATCATACCTTCCATGCCTGGCTATGGATTTTCCCAGAAGCCTACCGGCACAGGCTGGGGACCAGACCGTATTGCAAGCGCATGGGATGTACTGATGAAACGGCTCGGTTACAAAAAGTATGTGTCCCAGGGCGGTGACTGGGGCTCAGTTGTTGCAAACGCAATGGGCAGACAAGCTCCTGAGGGCTTGCTAGGCATACACGTAAATATGCCTGCGACAGTGCCTGCTGATGTAGCCAAAGCATTAAAAAACGGTGATCCTGCTCCACAAGGATTGTCGGACAAAGAGCTCGCCGCATTTAAATCATTAAATCACCTTTATACAAAAGGTGGCGGTTACGCTGGTATGATGGTCACTCGCCCCCAAACATTAGGTTATGGCCTTACAGACTCACCGGTTGGACTTGCTTCGTTTTTCCTGGATAAGTTCAACGAGTGGACTTATAGTAGTGGTCAGGCCGAGAAATCGTTGACGCAAAACGAGATGCTCGACGACATTACGCTCTATTGGGTGACAAATACCGCAGCATCTTCCGCGCAACTTTACTGGGAAAACAACACTAACAATTTTAATGCACTAGAGCAAAAAACAGCTCAAATCTCAGTTCAAGTGGCCATTACGGTTTTTCCTGGGGAAATCTACCAGGCTCCAAAAACCTGGGCTGAACGTGCCTATCCAAAACTAATCTATTTCAATGAAGTCAGTAAAGGCGGCCACTTCGCGCAATGGGAAGAACCGCAACTGTTTGCCGAGGAACTTCGGGCAGCTTTTAAGACGCTACGGTAA
- a CDS encoding SDR family oxidoreductase produces the protein MTKTIFITGASTGIGRATAKLFAAKGWKVIATMRKPENETELNALDNVTVLPLDVTNLAQIRETTKQVLALGDIDVVFNNAGYGLFGALEAMTDEQLVQQMETNFFGVVRVTQAFIPYFRERKAGLFITTGSSAGLMAFPVSSMYDASKFALEGWAESLSYELNEFGIGIKTIEPGLVATEIGAKSVFATHPAYEALINKFTAMLATEKAATTSEQIAEVVYGAATDGTDTLRYVCGDDAKEWYALRLAKGDEAFRDGIKQLLATV, from the coding sequence ATGACAAAGACGATTTTTATTACTGGTGCTTCAACAGGTATCGGAAGGGCTACGGCCAAGTTGTTTGCAGCCAAAGGCTGGAAGGTGATCGCGACCATGCGCAAACCTGAAAATGAAACAGAACTCAATGCGCTGGATAATGTAACGGTGCTGCCTCTTGATGTGACCAACCTGGCGCAAATTCGCGAAACCACGAAGCAAGTGTTGGCTTTGGGTGATATTGATGTGGTATTTAACAATGCTGGTTATGGATTGTTCGGCGCATTGGAAGCGATGACCGACGAGCAGCTGGTACAGCAAATGGAAACAAATTTCTTCGGTGTCGTGCGGGTGACGCAGGCCTTTATTCCGTATTTCCGTGAGCGAAAAGCGGGACTTTTTATCACTACCGGCTCATCGGCAGGGTTGATGGCTTTCCCGGTAAGCTCGATGTACGATGCCAGTAAATTTGCACTGGAAGGCTGGGCGGAAAGCTTGTCTTATGAGCTGAATGAGTTTGGAATTGGGATTAAAACCATTGAACCCGGATTGGTGGCGACGGAAATTGGTGCCAAGTCGGTGTTTGCCACGCACCCGGCTTATGAAGCCTTGATAAACAAATTCACGGCGATGCTGGCAACCGAAAAAGCCGCGACGACTTCCGAACAAATCGCCGAAGTGGTGTACGGTGCGGCTACCGATGGTACCGACACATTAAGATACGTCTGTGGCGACGATGCCAAAGAATGGTATGCGCTGCGCCTGGCTAAGGGCGACGAGGCTTTTCGGGACGGGATCAAACAATTGTTAGCCACTGTTTAA
- a CDS encoding helix-turn-helix domain-containing protein: protein MKREHLKPRVYHSIAEMQRAFGLPQPLHPLISLLDFNKVQITAEMLADTFAMDFYNITYNESAGCRMRYGQTTYDFQEGGMFFSSPGQPLTGIQVAESTLGFTLLVHPDFLRNYPLDAKMKHYGFFSYSVTESLHLSDKEKLIIEGIASNIGDELETAIDDLSQDVLISQLELMLNYSQRFYKRQFITRNSINNALLEKLNQLLNNYFDDETALLKGLPSVQYLSDELHVSPRYLGDMLRALTGQNTQQHIHNKLIEKAKEVLTFSDLTVGEIAYQLGFEHPQSFSKLFKSKTNFSPLEFRASFN, encoded by the coding sequence ATGAAAAGGGAACATCTCAAACCGCGCGTGTACCACTCCATTGCCGAAATGCAGCGTGCATTCGGCCTGCCGCAACCTTTGCACCCGCTGATTAGCTTGCTCGATTTCAATAAGGTGCAGATCACTGCTGAAATGCTGGCCGATACTTTTGCCATGGATTTCTACAACATCACCTACAACGAATCGGCGGGCTGCCGGATGCGGTACGGGCAAACAACCTACGATTTTCAGGAAGGCGGAATGTTCTTTTCCTCGCCGGGCCAGCCGCTGACGGGCATTCAAGTGGCCGAATCGACTCTGGGATTTACATTGCTAGTCCACCCTGATTTCCTCAGAAACTATCCACTGGACGCCAAAATGAAACATTATGGCTTCTTCTCCTACTCGGTTACCGAGTCGCTGCATTTATCGGACAAAGAAAAGTTGATCATCGAGGGCATTGCCAGCAACATCGGCGACGAGCTCGAAACGGCCATTGACGACCTGAGCCAGGATGTACTGATTTCGCAGTTGGAGCTGATGCTGAATTACAGTCAGCGGTTTTACAAACGCCAGTTTATTACCCGCAATTCGATCAACAATGCATTGCTGGAAAAGCTAAACCAATTGCTGAACAATTATTTCGACGACGAAACTGCCCTGCTGAAAGGGCTGCCGAGCGTCCAATATCTTTCGGACGAGCTGCACGTTTCGCCCCGCTACCTGGGCGATATGCTCCGCGCACTGACTGGCCAGAATACGCAGCAGCACATTCACAATAAGCTTATCGAAAAAGCAAAGGAAGTGTTGACATTCAGTGATCTGACAGTAGGTGAAATCGCCTACCAGCTCGGTTTTGAGCATCCGCAGTCTTTTAGTAAGTTATTTAAATCAAAGACAAACTTTTCCCCACTGGAATTCAGAGCGAGCTTTAATTAA
- a CDS encoding DUF2235 domain-containing protein — protein MKNIVICCDGTANEWTTPDKTSNVVQLFCMLAKDPTNTQQVRYYDPGVGTRGYTHVLDWWDQATGWSVDENVKQAYTFLMNFYEPGDRIFLFGFSRGAFTVRVLSGLIAKSGLLYKRNENLIEYAFKIFRGKNNENQARDFVTNLSQSVEIAFLGVWDTVSAMLQKASFSKLPTFFQDTELSEQVQYACQALSIDDLRHVAFRPILWGPVEPLSRMEQVWFAGAHSDVGGGYGPDSNDHRPARIPLQWMVKRAKKHGLLIDPSVAVDKIALPQDELGKLHRPDQSLPWVLAPFLNGRRSIPEKAIIRGTTTSMLSRIHQSVVDRIASRNDYQPRNLPACYEIVDDDGNVLSVIP, from the coding sequence ATGAAAAACATAGTGATCTGTTGCGACGGCACAGCAAACGAGTGGACAACGCCTGATAAAACTTCGAATGTAGTACAGCTGTTTTGCATGCTTGCAAAGGATCCGACTAACACCCAACAAGTCAGGTATTACGATCCGGGCGTGGGAACAAGGGGCTACACGCACGTGCTGGATTGGTGGGATCAGGCTACCGGGTGGAGTGTTGACGAGAACGTAAAACAAGCCTACACCTTTTTAATGAATTTTTACGAGCCAGGCGACCGAATATTTCTGTTCGGTTTCAGTCGTGGAGCATTTACAGTCAGGGTTTTATCGGGATTGATAGCTAAAAGTGGGCTGCTCTATAAGCGCAATGAGAACCTGATTGAATACGCTTTCAAAATATTTCGCGGCAAAAACAACGAAAACCAGGCGCGCGATTTTGTGACCAATCTTTCGCAGTCTGTTGAAATAGCATTTTTAGGTGTGTGGGATACGGTTAGCGCCATGCTTCAGAAAGCATCATTCAGTAAACTCCCGACATTCTTCCAGGATACTGAGCTATCTGAACAGGTACAATATGCTTGCCAGGCACTATCAATTGACGATTTGCGACACGTCGCATTTCGCCCGATTTTATGGGGACCTGTCGAGCCGCTCTCGCGGATGGAGCAAGTTTGGTTTGCAGGTGCGCACTCTGATGTCGGGGGTGGTTATGGACCGGATTCAAATGACCACCGACCAGCAAGAATCCCACTGCAGTGGATGGTCAAAAGAGCAAAGAAGCACGGACTGTTGATCGACCCGAGTGTCGCTGTTGACAAAATTGCCTTGCCGCAAGATGAATTAGGGAAACTTCACCGTCCAGATCAAAGCCTGCCGTGGGTTCTGGCCCCGTTTTTAAATGGCAGGCGGTCAATTCCTGAGAAGGCTATCATTCGAGGCACTACTACGAGTATGCTTTCGCGGATTCATCAATCAGTGGTTGACAGGATTGCATCAAGAAATGATTACCAACCTAGAAACTTGCCCGCTTGCTATGAAATAGTTGATGACGATGGCAATGTCCTTTCTGTGATCCCATAG
- a CDS encoding nuclear transport factor 2 family protein, with translation MEQKHPLPPFTLETAKQKIQMAEDAWNSQNPEKVSMAYTVNSEWRNRNLFINGRKEIVRFLTEKWAKELDYKLKKEYWAHTDNRIAVRFEYEYRNQKGKWFRAYGNENWEFDENGLMKMRYASINDLEINETDRYL, from the coding sequence ATGGAACAGAAACATCCTTTGCCTCCGTTTACTTTGGAGACTGCAAAACAAAAAATCCAAATGGCGGAAGATGCCTGGAATAGTCAAAATCCCGAAAAGGTATCAATGGCTTATACTGTTAACAGCGAATGGAGAAATCGAAACCTGTTTATCAATGGGCGGAAAGAAATTGTGAGATTTTTAACCGAGAAATGGGCAAAGGAATTGGATTACAAACTTAAAAAAGAGTATTGGGCGCATACCGACAACAGAATTGCTGTTCGGTTTGAATACGAATACAGAAATCAAAAAGGTAAATGGTTTAGAGCCTACGGTAACGAAAATTGGGAGTTTGATGAAAACGGTTTAATGAAAATGCGATACGCAAGTATCAATGACCTCGAAATAAATGAAACGGACAGATATTTGTAA
- a CDS encoding TetR/AcrR family transcriptional regulator produces MNTPKERIIDTASILFHQQGYNSTGINQIIKEANVAKASFYQHFKSKDDLCLAFLNARHEYWFSELISYVSEFESTKKRILNAFEFIIYMNSKEDFRGCSFLNILSEISKEQGNILTIIQAHKYDLREFFAKELGDELLAAHIYLLFESSIIESQLFKSNEIVEKSKQIVNSLI; encoded by the coding sequence ATGAATACGCCTAAAGAAAGAATAATAGACACGGCTTCAATTCTGTTTCATCAACAGGGTTACAACAGCACTGGAATTAATCAGATTATCAAGGAAGCCAATGTTGCCAAAGCGAGTTTCTACCAACACTTTAAATCAAAAGACGACCTGTGTCTCGCATTCCTAAATGCAAGACACGAATATTGGTTTTCCGAATTGATATCATACGTCTCGGAATTTGAAAGCACCAAGAAAAGAATATTAAACGCCTTTGAATTCATTATTTACATGAATTCAAAGGAAGATTTTAGAGGGTGCAGCTTTTTGAACATCCTTTCCGAAATATCAAAAGAGCAAGGCAACATACTTACCATTATACAGGCACATAAATACGACCTTAGGGAATTTTTTGCAAAAGAACTTGGAGATGAATTATTAGCTGCTCACATCTATCTATTATTCGAAAGTTCAATTATAGAAAGCCAACTTTTTAAATCAAATGAAATAGTCGAGAAGTCAAAACAAATCGTGAATAGTCTAATTTAA
- a CDS encoding PadR family transcriptional regulator yields the protein MKRIYLGEFEEIVLLTVAVMEGQAYGVVLMREIIEQTGRDVRLNQVHSALQRLEEKGMVKSEMGEPTAERGGRRKRLFKVTAFGQRTLHEIQEVRVSFWNRILNPLKLSTNL from the coding sequence ATGAAACGGATCTATTTAGGAGAGTTTGAAGAGATCGTTCTGCTGACCGTTGCGGTGATGGAAGGACAGGCATATGGGGTGGTGCTGATGCGTGAGATCATTGAACAGACTGGCCGTGACGTAAGGCTGAACCAGGTTCATTCGGCTTTGCAGCGGCTGGAAGAAAAGGGAATGGTGAAATCCGAAATGGGGGAGCCAACTGCCGAAAGGGGTGGCAGACGTAAAAGATTGTTTAAAGTAACTGCTTTCGGGCAGCGGACCCTGCACGAAATTCAGGAGGTGCGTGTGAGTTTTTGGAATAGAATCTTAAATCCGTTAAAGCTTTCCACCAATTTATGA
- a CDS encoding ABC transporter permease translates to MSRHEKLSKPPPLADKLLRLFCAPHLLESIQGDLHEAFIYKAESAGIRKARLDYWWEVLGFFKLRYIRRKHAPSQWDNDHSSHPLFSIDMLKNYLKIAFRNLAKHKGYSAINIGGLSLGMAVAMLIGLWIHDEFAFNKYHKNYDRIAKVMQKGAFNNEVFNNEYMPASMGKELGVKFADDFEYVIMSSWTREHILAYGDRKFTRKGNYLSAEAPDMFSLNMKQGTRAGLKDQNSILLSESVAQALFGTENPIDKIVKLDNSMNLRVTGVYEDLPYNTEFRDLSFIAPWSLYVATQNWVKTAIENNEWNNNSWQILVQISPNSDFATVSGKIRNLKLEHAPETAFFKPELFLQPMQKWHLYTGWDKAGNLDGRIQYVWLFGIIGVFVLLLASINFMNLSTARSEKRAKEVGIRKAVGSYRTQLINQFFTESLMVVTLAFVLSVLLVIVILPFFNEVADKKIDFPFKNVWFWLFAGAFTMITGIFSGIYPAIYLSSFQPVKVLKGVFHGGRYTSIPRKALVVLQFTVSVTLIIGTIIVFKQIQHAKNRPVGYDRSGLITVNINTPELHEHYNALRSDLLKTGAVVEMSTSSTPTTDMNSSNDGYDWEGKDPNFKENFGTIAVSHDFGKTVGWQFIEGRDLSREFATDSSGMVLNEKAVKYMGLKNPSEIVGKVIKWHGRPFNVVGVIKDMVMDSPFQPVYPMVFMADYNWANVINIKLNPQQSASSSLAKVGAVFRKFNPGSPFDYKFIDQQYALKFATEERIARLASAFAILAILISCLGLFGLASFTAEQRTKEIGVRKVLGASVANLWALLSGDFVKLVIVSCVISAPVAYYFLSAWLLKYEYRTEISWWVFVAAASGAMLITMITVSYQAIKAALLDPVKSLKSE, encoded by the coding sequence ATGAGCCGGCACGAGAAACTTTCTAAACCACCGCCATTGGCCGATAAACTGCTTCGCCTGTTTTGCGCGCCGCATTTGCTGGAATCGATTCAGGGCGATCTGCATGAAGCATTTATTTATAAAGCCGAAAGTGCCGGCATAAGAAAGGCCCGCCTTGACTACTGGTGGGAAGTGCTGGGATTTTTCAAACTAAGATATATCAGGCGAAAACACGCACCCAGCCAATGGGATAATGACCATTCTTCTCATCCTTTATTCAGTATTGATATGTTAAAAAATTATCTAAAAATCGCGTTCAGAAACCTTGCTAAACATAAAGGTTACTCCGCCATAAACATTGGCGGATTGAGCCTTGGCATGGCTGTGGCAATGCTGATTGGGTTATGGATTCACGATGAATTTGCTTTCAATAAGTACCATAAGAACTACGATCGCATTGCCAAAGTCATGCAGAAAGGCGCTTTTAACAATGAGGTCTTTAACAACGAGTACATGCCCGCGTCGATGGGAAAAGAGCTTGGTGTAAAGTTTGCGGACGATTTTGAATATGTGATCATGTCGTCCTGGACCAGGGAGCATATCCTGGCTTACGGCGACCGGAAATTTACCAGAAAAGGAAATTATCTGAGTGCAGAAGCGCCTGATATGTTTTCCCTTAATATGAAACAAGGTACACGCGCCGGGCTTAAAGATCAGAATTCCATCCTGTTATCAGAGTCTGTTGCACAAGCATTATTTGGGACAGAGAATCCGATTGACAAGATCGTGAAGCTCGATAATAGCATGAACCTTAGGGTTACCGGGGTATACGAGGATCTTCCTTATAACACCGAATTTAGAGATCTTTCATTTATTGCGCCATGGAGTTTGTACGTTGCCACGCAGAACTGGGTAAAGACAGCCATTGAAAACAATGAGTGGAATAACAATTCATGGCAGATACTTGTACAGATCAGTCCCAACTCAGACTTTGCGACCGTCTCGGGAAAGATCCGGAATTTAAAGCTGGAACATGCTCCTGAGACAGCATTCTTTAAACCGGAGCTTTTTTTGCAACCCATGCAAAAATGGCATTTGTACACTGGTTGGGATAAAGCCGGAAACCTGGACGGACGGATCCAGTACGTCTGGCTATTTGGCATAATTGGAGTCTTTGTGCTGCTTCTTGCCTCCATTAACTTTATGAACCTGAGCACGGCCCGCTCGGAGAAACGTGCCAAGGAAGTTGGCATCCGCAAAGCAGTCGGTTCCTATCGAACGCAGTTAATCAACCAGTTTTTTACAGAATCGCTTATGGTTGTGACCTTGGCTTTCGTGCTCTCTGTGTTGCTGGTCATCGTCATTCTGCCTTTTTTCAACGAGGTAGCAGACAAAAAGATCGATTTTCCGTTTAAAAATGTCTGGTTCTGGTTGTTTGCGGGCGCATTTACAATGATAACCGGCATTTTCTCCGGAATATATCCTGCCATTTACCTTTCATCCTTTCAGCCTGTAAAAGTTTTGAAAGGAGTCTTTCATGGAGGCCGTTATACATCAATTCCACGCAAAGCGCTTGTGGTTTTGCAGTTCACCGTTTCGGTTACGCTCATCATTGGGACTATCATTGTTTTTAAACAAATTCAGCATGCCAAAAACCGGCCCGTTGGCTATGATCGCAGCGGGCTGATTACAGTAAATATAAATACGCCCGAACTACATGAGCATTACAACGCATTAAGAAGTGATTTGCTGAAAACAGGCGCTGTGGTAGAAATGTCTACTTCATCTACGCCGACAACGGATATGAATTCTTCTAATGACGGATATGATTGGGAAGGAAAGGACCCCAATTTTAAGGAAAACTTCGGGACGATTGCAGTAAGCCATGATTTTGGCAAAACTGTCGGTTGGCAGTTTATTGAGGGACGGGATTTATCAAGAGAATTTGCCACGGACTCATCGGGAATGGTGCTTAATGAAAAAGCCGTGAAATACATGGGCCTAAAGAATCCCTCTGAGATCGTTGGCAAGGTCATAAAGTGGCATGGAAGGCCATTTAATGTGGTAGGCGTGATTAAGGATATGGTGATGGATTCGCCCTTTCAGCCGGTTTATCCTATGGTATTTATGGCCGATTACAACTGGGCTAATGTGATCAACATAAAACTGAACCCGCAGCAATCGGCAAGCAGTTCTCTGGCAAAGGTCGGAGCCGTTTTCAGAAAGTTCAATCCCGGCAGCCCGTTTGATTACAAATTCATTGATCAACAATATGCACTCAAATTTGCAACAGAAGAACGCATTGCCAGGCTTGCGTCTGCATTTGCAATCCTTGCTATTTTAATCAGTTGCCTCGGATTATTCGGGTTAGCTTCCTTTACGGCTGAGCAGCGCACCAAGGAAATTGGAGTCCGGAAAGTGTTGGGAGCGTCCGTAGCAAATCTCTGGGCATTACTCTCTGGCGATTTTGTGAAACTGGTGATTGTATCCTGCGTGATTTCGGCACCTGTTGCCTATTACTTCCTGAGCGCCTGGCTTTTAAAATACGAATACCGTACCGAAATATCGTGGTGGGTTTTTGTCGCTGCGGCATCGGGTGCAATGCTGATTACCATGATTACTGTTAGTTACCAGGCCATTAAGGCTGCGCTGCTGGATCCTGTGAAGAGTTTAAAAAGTGAGTAA
- a CDS encoding T9SS type A sorting domain-containing protein, whose amino-acid sequence MGNIRKVLALLFLIGFYLFLTLTPSTTFAQHEADNWFFGREVGLSFATGKPIPVYGSPIKQTEGTAVATDPKSGKLLFYTDGSTVWNADHKIMLHGEGLLGSFTSTQTALTLPFPGKSNLFYLFTTRSFADKNGGLHYSVIDMTLSSGMGGVSVDKKNILLEKFGSEKLTAIPHINKRDFWLISHRWDSDVFLVYLVSPMGISAAKEIKIGTVHRKAVEGADHYISEEIGTLKGSPDGRLLAAAVYNESKRPFELYDFDNRNGTISNYRSLGNFSNQYSLSFSPDNSKLYLSLLSDYGAFRFDIKNLNLPPASIISPDALNNNVTYVAGALQLGPDGKLYMACLDRKGLLVINSPNSQIESIDIQELPMDLQSGKIYQGLPNFLQSTFNTSPTEPFKPGTTVCGEDLFVYPNPVIDKKFTVQMDSASWRPTCSLLRFKVFLVSGVELLSTDYQINETFEVDTTAWPAGLYMLIFEYERKRIVKKVVKI is encoded by the coding sequence ATGGGAAATATTCGCAAGGTGCTGGCGCTTCTGTTTCTGATAGGATTTTACTTGTTTTTGACGCTTACCCCTTCGACTACTTTTGCCCAGCATGAAGCTGATAATTGGTTTTTTGGTCGGGAGGTGGGACTTTCTTTTGCGACTGGTAAGCCTATACCCGTCTATGGAAGCCCGATCAAACAAACCGAAGGAACAGCTGTTGCAACAGATCCGAAGTCTGGAAAACTGCTTTTTTACACGGATGGTAGCACGGTCTGGAATGCCGATCACAAGATTATGCTGCATGGAGAAGGTCTCTTAGGTAGTTTTACATCCACGCAAACTGCATTAACCTTACCATTCCCGGGAAAGTCCAATTTGTTCTATTTGTTTACAACAAGGTCATTTGCCGATAAAAACGGAGGACTGCATTATTCTGTCATTGATATGACGCTATCCAGCGGCATGGGAGGTGTATCAGTTGATAAAAAAAATATACTGCTGGAAAAATTTGGCTCCGAAAAACTAACGGCTATTCCCCACATTAATAAAAGGGACTTCTGGCTTATTTCCCATAGATGGGACAGCGATGTTTTTTTGGTTTATCTGGTTTCTCCAATGGGTATTTCCGCAGCTAAGGAGATAAAGATTGGTACTGTTCACAGAAAAGCAGTTGAAGGGGCTGACCATTATATTAGCGAGGAAATAGGGACCCTGAAAGGCTCGCCCGATGGGCGCCTGCTTGCAGCTGCAGTTTACAACGAAAGCAAGCGTCCGTTCGAGCTATATGATTTTGATAATCGAAACGGCACAATTTCCAACTATCGTAGCCTGGGCAACTTTAGTAATCAATACAGTCTGTCTTTCTCTCCTGATAATTCGAAACTATACCTATCCTTGTTAAGCGATTATGGTGCCTTCCGGTTTGATATAAAGAATTTAAACCTGCCTCCGGCCTCGATAATTTCTCCGGATGCATTAAATAACAATGTTACATACGTTGCCGGGGCGTTACAACTTGGTCCAGATGGTAAGCTATATATGGCTTGCCTGGACAGAAAGGGACTATTGGTGATAAACTCGCCGAATAGTCAGATAGAAAGCATTGATATACAAGAGCTTCCCATGGATTTACAGAGTGGTAAGATTTACCAGGGTCTTCCTAATTTTCTACAATCTACATTTAATACATCACCAACTGAACCATTTAAACCAGGGACAACCGTATGTGGTGAGGATCTTTTTGTATATCCCAACCCTGTAATCGACAAAAAGTTTACGGTTCAAATGGATAGTGCAAGCTGGCGGCCGACATGTAGCCTATTAAGATTTAAAGTATTTCTTGTCTCAGGTGTTGAGCTGCTTTCAACAGATTACCAAATTAATGAGACTTTTGAGGTTGATACAACTGCTTGGCCAGCTGGTTTATATATGCTTATTTTTGAATATGAAAGGAAGAGAATTGTTAAAAAGGTAGTCAAGATATAG